The Hymenobacter sp. 5317J-9 genome has a window encoding:
- a CDS encoding efflux RND transporter periplasmic adaptor subunit, whose product MKRVFMLLSCGVLCYTTGCKEEKKQVEEQIRLVATSPLQKDTTITKEYVAQIHSYQRIELRALEKGYLEKIFVDEGQKVAQGQTMFQIKPTVYQAELKKSQAEAHYVQMEYQNTKNLADKNIVSKSELALSQAKYDKANADVSLAQAHLQFTTVKAPFTGIMDHFQGRLGSLVDEGDLLTTLSDNSKMWVYYNVPEAEYLAYKEHAKSNDKAAHVKLRMANNEVFDQTGIVQTIEADFNNETGNIAFRATFPNPDGLLRNGETGSVLMTVPLKHALIIPQKATFEILEKKYVFVVDKNNVVHQREVGIASEMPDLYIIGSGITPNDRILLEGLRKVKDGDKVTYDYKAPQGVLSNLKVTAE is encoded by the coding sequence ATGAAAAGAGTATTCATGCTGCTGAGTTGCGGCGTTTTGTGCTACACCACCGGCTGCAAGGAAGAGAAAAAACAAGTCGAAGAGCAGATTAGACTGGTGGCCACCAGCCCCTTGCAGAAGGACACCACCATCACGAAGGAGTACGTGGCTCAGATTCACTCCTACCAGCGCATCGAGCTGCGGGCGCTGGAGAAGGGCTACCTGGAGAAGATTTTCGTGGACGAGGGCCAGAAAGTAGCGCAGGGCCAGACCATGTTCCAGATTAAGCCCACCGTGTACCAGGCCGAGCTGAAGAAGTCGCAGGCCGAGGCGCACTACGTGCAGATGGAGTACCAGAACACCAAGAACCTGGCCGACAAGAACATCGTGTCGAAGAGCGAGCTGGCGCTGTCGCAGGCCAAGTACGACAAGGCCAACGCCGACGTATCGCTGGCTCAGGCCCACCTGCAGTTCACGACGGTGAAGGCCCCGTTCACCGGCATCATGGACCACTTCCAGGGCCGGCTGGGCAGTCTCGTGGACGAGGGCGACCTGCTGACGACCCTGTCGGACAACAGCAAAATGTGGGTGTACTACAACGTGCCCGAGGCCGAATACCTGGCTTATAAGGAGCACGCCAAGTCGAACGACAAGGCCGCGCACGTGAAGCTGCGCATGGCCAACAACGAGGTGTTCGACCAGACCGGCATCGTGCAAACCATTGAGGCTGATTTCAATAATGAAACCGGCAACATCGCCTTCCGCGCCACCTTCCCCAACCCCGACGGCCTGCTGCGCAACGGCGAAACCGGCAGCGTGCTCATGACCGTGCCGCTGAAACACGCCCTCATCATCCCGCAGAAAGCCACCTTCGAAATCCTCGAAAAGAAATACGTCTTCGTGGTTGATAAAAACAACGTGGTGCACCAGCGCGAAGTCGGCATTGCCTCCGAAATGCCTGACCTGTACATCATTGGCTCCGGCATCACGCCCAACGACCGCATCCTCCTGGAAGGCCTGCGCAAGGTGAAAGACGGCGACAAGGTGACCTACGACTACAAAGCGCCGCAGGGGGTGCTCTCGAATTTGAAGGTGACGGCCGAGTAA